The nucleotide window aaagaaaataaaataaaataaaatcgcCTAGGCACACCTAGGCACTAGCACCTGACCACCTGCCTAGCACCTAGCACGTTTTGAATTATTGGCTTTGTTGGTACTTATCCTTTTTCTTGACCATTGTTGATACTCATCCTTATTTTGTTCCTGTTTAGATATCCTGTTTTGGTTGTCAACTTCTATGCTCCCTGGTGTTACTGGAGCAATCGACTGGTCAGTATTTATTTCCTAGTGTTCTTTTTCATTtctttatgttcacgactttctGAGGCGACAATTATTGACTTAATGTATGGTACTGTGCAAGTCATCTGGACATAATGTACAGCGTAGAACAACCGATGCACCATAATGCAGTGAAAGCCATTGTTGTCATTTTGTTAATTTGATTTAGATGCTTGACCTTTTATGTTTTTATTCCAGCTGAAATATATCTGTGGTTCTGTTCTGTTGAAGTAAATGCTATATTTTCAATTTCAAATGTTTCTTAgcatttgttttttattttcagaaACCTTCGTGGGAGAAGACAGCGAAAATAATGAGGGAGAGGTAAATACTGTTACTCTGTATATCTCCCTAATAAGACTTCGTGATCAATATCTTGCACTGCTAATCAATAACCTTGTTTCTGATCGTGTGCAGATATGACCCTGAAATGGATGGTAGAATCCTTCTAGGCAAGGTTGACTGCACTGAGGAAGTTGACTTGTGTAGGAGGTCTGTACCTATTGATACTTATTACATTCAGACCATCATGATTTAATTGTGCATTATGCAATATGGAATCAAATCATTGTTGGTTATGTATAAATTTGTCAACTAGTTACAAAGTCTGAATAAGAGGGTATTATAATGTGAGTCTAAAGAAGTGACATCATGATGCCATTGTGTTTCATAAAATTACAAGTTATATACACTTCCATCTTGATTCTGTAGTACTTTTCCTTCTGGAACTAGTTGCATTGAGAACTATTTCTTCTGGTACTAAGCTCCAATCAAAGATCTGTTAAGATTAATATGGAATTGAAGAAAGGCTCCATGTAAAGCTCATGCCTCATCTCTACCATTTATTTAGACTGCATTTGTTTGATATTCTTTGTGTTGTTGACTCCTTGCTTTGACTATCCGTTTTGTTGATTTCTGGCCTTCTTGTTGGCCATTATGGCTTCAGCTTTGGACCTTGTTAGTCTGTATAGTTCCTGTAAACTATCTTTAGTTGTAAAAGCAGTTTTTTCTGTGTTGTAAAGTGGATACAGGCCAGGGGTCTGGTGCTGTTTAACCTCGCCACCAAACGTTTTCCACCTGGCTTTGTTTCCCATCTTCATTAGTGATTGTCTGTCTTCATAAACAAACAGAAGGGGTGCCAGGCCGCCAGCATTATATATGTTTATCATCTCTATAATGAAATACTCTCTTGGGCATCTGATGATTTGATGTTTCTTTGCTGGTGCCATATATGCACATTCCAGACTGCACATATTGATAACTTATTATTGACCACAAGAGAAATCTGGAGaatgtttcttttcttttcgctGGAATATACTTTTCATTACTTCAATTTATCAAATGCAGACACCACATACAAGGATACCCATCCATTCGTGTTTTCCGTAAAGGGTCTGATATAAAGTAAGCACAGTTCTTCTTACATTCTATTTAGATACTTTCTGGTTTTTTTTGTAACATCTGGGATTTGTTTAGGTAGCCTCCAAGTATTTGCTACTTGGGCTGCAAACATTTGTTTGTTCTAAATTTGTGTTTGATATTTGCCCTAGTTCTATAGAAGGAACTCCCTAATTTTTCTTTGCACAGGGAGAATCAGGGTCACCATGACCATGAATCATATTACGGGGAACGTGATACTGAGAGTTTAGTCGCGGTATGTTATGCATCATCTGGTTTCAGATTCATTGTACTGACTTAACATTCTTTATAGTAATTATGATACTACTccctttgttccaaattataagacgttttggctttttgagattcatagcttttgctatgtacttagatatacactacgtctagatgcatagtaaagacaatgtatctagaaaagccaataCGTCTTATAAttcggaatggagggagtatatcctAAACATCATGCATGGGAAATGAAATAGCCTTTAAGTGGCTATGTTATCTAAACGAATTCCTGATGTAATGTTTTGAACCTCAGGCAATGGAAACATACGTTGCAAATATTCCAAAAGCGCTTGCTTTGGAAGACAAATCCAATAAGACTGTTGATCCTGCAAAGCGCCCTGCTCCAATGGCCAGTGGATGCAGAATAGAAGGTTTTGTGCGGGTCAAAAGGGTAAACGAGCTACACTTAAAATTACATGGATATAATTTTGTGCTAATGGTTGATAATGTGAAGATGGGTGTTCTTCTGTCCTTTGATAATAACTTGTCCTGTTTACCAGGTTCCAGGGAGTGTTGTTATCTCAGCTCGATCTGGCTCTCACTCGTTTGATCCATCCCAGATAAATGTTTCACACTATGTGACACAGTTCTCATTTGGCAAAAGACTTTCTCCAAGGATGCTTCATGAATTCATAAGACTTACTCCCTATCTTCGTGGATACCATGATAGATTAGCTGGCCAGTCTTATACTGTTAAGCATGGCGAGGTTAACGCCAATGTTACTGTAAGTCCCTAACTTTTccttatatttttttatttagaaTGTATGGTCAGCTTCAGTTTCTTTTGAGTGCTGATACTTCTGTTTTCTTATGGAATTACAtagattttatttcttttgtgCTATTCCTAGATTGAGCACTACCTACAAGTTGTGAAGACTGAGCTTGTAACACAGAGGTTCTCGAAGGAACTAAAAGTGCTTGAGGAGTATGAATACACAGCACACAGCAACTTGGTGCACAGCTTCTATGTTCCTGTTGTGAAATTCCATTTTGAGCCTTCTCCCATGCAGGTTCGCATGCTCATCTTTTTAGTTTTTCATATTCATATATTTTGTTTACATTAGCAAATGAATGATTCATCTAGAACGATTCACATTTAAAGGTCTTGGTAACTGAAGTTCCGAGATCCTTCTCCCATTTCATCACAAATGTCTGCGCTATCATCGGTGGAGTCTTCACGGTGCGAACACATCCTTACATATATCTTGATATCACTGATTCCAAATAAAAACGTCTACAGAAAACTGACGTACAAATTCTAGGTTGCTGGAATACTGGATTCCATCTTTCACAACACACTGAGGATGGTGAAGAAGGTTGAGCTGGGAAAGaacatttaaattttgacgccGCTGCAAGTTTAGGCGGATGCACTAGGTAGCCATTGTTTTGTTATACCTGGGTAGTGATTCATGACAATCGGTATATGAATGAAAGATGGTGTGTGGCATTGACAGTTCGGATTCGGGGTCATGAACTCATCATATAACTAGGGATCCCACTGTGTTgctaaaaacacttgcaataagACAGTGGATCGCTGCGAGTGTGCCCCTGTGCTAATCGACGTAGataatatatatattcagtatTCAGTATGCTCTGGTTGTTATGTCTCCGGCTATCACTACATTCGTGTCAGTATGCTCCAACTCAGCTCTTCAAGCCAGAAAGTGCCCAACTTTTTTGCAACTGCGTAAGTTTTTAGATATAATTTTCCTCTATGCGACCGAGCGCTACTTGCACGCGTCGTGCTAGATGTCCGCAGTGCAAAGCGAGCTGCTCTCCCTCTTTAGGCCAGCATAATAAGACCATAAATGATAGATAAACAATagagttaaatgcacgaaagGTTCATTAACTTTTAGTCATGTgttatctaggtccatcaacttttaaactgtAATTTTTAGGTTCATTAACTTTTGGTAGTGTGTCATCTAGATTCATCAACTTTCAAACGgtatttttgggtccattaacttttgatgGCGTGTCATCTAGGTCTATCAACTTTTAAATTATAATTttaggtccctaaactttttaactggttcaccgTAGGTCCATACCCCATTGTTTAGCGAATAGATCTGACATGACACAGTCAAAAAAGCAGCCATCGTGGAGTATAGGACAAGATCACCATCCGGAGATAATCTTCAATACGAAGAACCTGATGGGATCACCGTCTACGGTTTCTCGAGCGGCGGCTCCACGGAGAATAAACTCCTACAATAAAATTCAGTCTAATCTACTCAATACAAGATCGAAGGCCACAGGTATAGGCATGCAGACCACCTGACCCAAACAAAACTCGGACTCCACCAATCTAACTAGGACCGATTGACCCTGAGTCCTTGATTCGGCTAACATGCACAACACGTCCAAACGCAGCCACCAATTTGACTGACGTAGGTACTAAAAGCTAGATGCTAGATAAAAGATCATGTGTCACAGCCGGATAGAAAACTAATGCATGGAAATAATAAAATACTACCGTAATGATGCTCATCACGTTGGGAAAAAATCCATTGATGATCTCCACCTCTTTAAAATTAGTACTGATGTATTTTGTTGGCTTCATTTTCTCTTCTTTTCCACGCAATAATAAGGCAcctttataaaatatctttgatgACAGTCCAACAGTTGTAAATTTCTCCATGTCCACAATATATTTATCCTTAAAAATAATAGTGTTAAATTTAAGACCAGAGGATATTAACAAATTACCAGCTGCTACATTTGAATTATTGCTAGACAAGTCTCCATGAACATCTTAGAGGAGCTATGGACTCATTGCCCACTCCACGGTGACTGCTTATTTGGCGTGCTATGTCTGATCTATTCGCTAAACGAAGGGGTATGAACCTACGGTGAACTAGTTAAAAAGTTTAAGGACCAAAAAATACAATTTCAAAGTTGATAGACCTGAATGATATACCACCACAAGTTAATGGATCAAAAATACAGTTTAAAAGTTAATGGACGACACACCATAAAAAATTAATAGATctacggtgcatttaactctaaacAATAACATATTACATTGCAATGTGATAAGTTATTATGAACTGTAGTACCTATTGAACCCTTTGTTGCATAATGTTTACTTGAACATGTATACAAAATAAGAAAAGAATGAAATTACCACGATCAAGCTTCCGTCTTGGCTGCTTCTGCTCCCTAGCTTCACGATCACGAGTTCACGTACCCTGCTAAACGCTTGTCAATTGGCACGGCGCCACGGCCGCTTCGGCACTCGGCCTCTCGCGAGCTCGCGGCCTCGCCGTCCGCCGCGGCGCCGATGCTGAAGTCCGGCAAGTGCCAAGTGCGAAGCGGCGGAAGTGCCTAGGGCGGAGTCGCGAAGGCACGATTCGACGGCAAGAACAAAAGACATGCACGACCGAGGGAGAGGAGTCGACGGAGAAAGCTGAACAGACGCGACACGCGTTTTGGCCTTTTGGGCTACATAGGACttgggccaaaaaaaaaaaaagggacaCCAGACCTATTACGGGCTGCACTTGCCCAGGGACGGGCCAATTGCGTGCGGACAACCTTTGCCACCACATGCGGCGCGGCGGCCGGCCCCGGAGCACGGCGAAGTAGAACACGACGCGTGTAAGGTGAGGATGATGATACCGGCGGCTATTACCGCGGGCCCGCGACCTTCTTTTTGTTGCGAAGCTTAGCCTTACATTCAGGAAGTAGGAGGCACGTAAAAAGGTTTGCGGTGTTTTCTGAATGTGTTATTCTGTGCGTTTGGTGTCCAATCTCATTGTGAGTTTGTGATATGAAAGGGACGTGGCTAACGTCCGGACGTCCGCACCTGTCTTGTTGTGCAGTTCATCCTGACTGTTGCGCCTCACCTCCTCCTGCGTGCCCACCCCTAGCGTCGAGCACTCTTGCATGTCGTGCTCCCTCAGTCTCGCATGCGCCAGCAACGCCCTCCGGCCCTCCCTCTATTGCATGCAGCGACAGGAGTGGTAACAATTTTTTCTCTACATGTACGGTTCTCACGTGAATGCGCTTCACTCATGAAAAAAATGGAACGGCACGACCTGCAACTATTGCGTCTGCATACCCGTCTCCACATGCCGCATGCAACTGTTACGCCTGCACGCCGTGCACGTACGCATGTCGCTGCACGTTACATGCATATGGGGACCACACACCGCCACGCGCCCGCTTCGCTGCCACACATGTGGGACCGCTATGCCTGCGGGGACCACATCTGTATGCACCCGCTTCCTACGTTTGTTAATGTTGCAATATGAAAGCACTTctgtaacatacgtctgaaacaggtgaaacatttaTAAACATACGTttgtaacatatgtgtatagtaactacaacatccagataaacacacttgcaacatacgtctgaaacagatgaaacattttgaatacacacttgcaacatattgttgaaacatatgcaacatccagatgaaacacttgcaacataagtctaaaataggtgaaacatttggaacatacacttgctacatacatgtatagccactgcaacatatgcaatatccagataaaacacttgcaacatacgtttgaaacaactgaaacatttgaaacatatacttgcaacatatgtatatagccattgcaacatatgcaacaccagatctaataatgcaacatccaaataaaatatatgcaacatacatctgaaacgtatgaaacatgtgctcatctacttgctgCCGCCCAGTGGAGGCTAGTTGATGTGGCACGAGGCGCGAGGTGGAGATGGCACGAGGCACGAGTGGGGTGCGCAGCACGAGGCGCGAGGCACGGGCGCACACAGGCGGGTCCGGTACAAAGGCATGAGGCGGGAGGCACATGGGCACGTGGCGCGAGGCGTGCTCGTCCCGTCCGTCCGGACCAAGGTCCTGATAGGAGCATTAGCGATACGAAGGATGAGGTTGCGTGTTGGTATACACCTAGAAATTGTGGTTTGGTTCCAGCAAACAACGATTGAGCGAAATTCCCTAAAACGTCTAGTGGTGtccttcattttttttttctgctCCTCTCTTTTCTGTTAGTGTTAGGTAAGTGAGTTGTCTTGGATGTGTTCTGTCAGCTCCTTGCTGGCCTTGTATTTGTTGAACCTTGCCAGGGTTTTTTTGCCCCACAGTTTTAATTAAAAAAACAACATTTTTACGCTAAACTTAAAAGCAACATTTGGATTTGTCATTATTAAAGCGACCGTGACACTAAAAGAGGATGATGAATTATAAAAAAAGGTATAACAAGACATATGATCACTTTGTGTTCGTGACAGAGAGGAAAAAGATTATTTTCTCATCAGAATGATTCCAAGACCAATGAATGTGACTAGCGGCTTCTGTACCCTTGTTAATATCAACGTAAATAACGTCATGCACGAAGATGGCAAATAGAAACCGACAACAAAGGAATTCTGTTTTGTTCACTAATGCAAGTTTTTCCATGAACTTGGTTATCTTCGTTTTTGCATGAAACTTATCAGTGTTATTACTCGGAGCTTGCCGCGCGCATTAGTAGTTATGTGTGCGGCAAACACTGAAGTTTTTGAGAATTTAGCAATAGCATGGATGGTTAGCCAAGGTGACTATATATCTCTATCCACCATGTATCAAAACCCCAAGTTAGAACTTAGAAATATGTTTCACCAAAGCTATTGTTTTTTTCAGCGGTAGAAAATGTGCCCGCTGGCAGTAAGGCAGTTGTGTAGAAACTTCCTTAGAACTTGTTTGGCTACACTCGTATTCACCTCAATCCATATGCATTGGAGCGGATTAGAATAAAAAATAATCAATTTTCCATCCCACTACAAGTAGATTAAGGTGAATATGAGTACAACGAAACAAGGCCTCAATGTTTGAGGTGGGTTTACCTGCACACATATATTCGTAGAGGTAAGCATACATGTACCTACACGTCTACAATAGTATGTTTATTTGTGAATTTAACAAGTTGTAATTTTGATGCATTTGTCATTTGGACCTAAATTTAAGCAGAGGTAGGAAGTTGTACTTCCATTATTAAAATAAATCCAATCAAAACAATTAAAAAAATTGTAGAGGGCCTATATTGTTTGTGAATTTGTAGAGGACCTATATTAATACATTTTATTTTACTGTCCCTTGAAAACACGGTCGTTGATACTTTCAAATCAGAGCATATTTGATGTTGATGTTCATCACACAAGCACAATATCTGTTCAGAGATGAGCAGAACCACTGGATATATATAGCTTGTTACTACCGGCCTATATGGACCGCGGAGGTGCACTCCGGCGTGGCGTTGGGAGGCAGCAATTGCACGGTGACCTCGCACGCCACCTCCGAGCTCGCCCTGATCTTGAACGTGCCCAGCACCGCGGCCTTGCCGGTCACCTCCGTCGCTGTCTCGAACGGCAACTTCCCTGTCGGAAACTCCACCCAAAAGTACGGGATGATCGCTACCTTGCCGGTGTCCACTTCAACCGCGGCGGCGATCGTCTGCGTCTCGCGCCGGCCGATCTCCCCCGCGGGCACCACCGACAGCCCCACGTCCTCCCCGTGGTACCGCACCACCGTCGCCACGTCGCCGTACCGGAACGCGGCGTAGTTTGGGTTGTTCACGGTGACGTCCACGTGCACGGTGAGGTTGAGGTCTtgggcgccgccgccgttgctcttGGGCCAGATTTCCGCTCCCACCGCCGTCGCCACCACCTTGGGCGACCGCGGCCGGAACAGGGTGAAGTAGAGCGCCACGAAGATGACGGTGAGGAGGACGATCATGGCCACCAGCACGCCGCAGCAGATCAGGACGGGCCTCCTGATCTTCCTCCCCTCGGCGATGCCCACTTCTTATTGTGTTCTTTGGGTTTGGAGGCGCAGGTCAATGGGActagaggtggaggagagagcgGCCATATGTAAGATCGGAAGTGCCGAAGTGGCATAGGAATTTcagttatttttgtttctttagGGCCCGGTATGGCGGTATGTGATCGCTTTGCTCACTGGTGTTCTATTGATTACTATTGTTAAATCTGTCAGCTGTCCGGTGATCAGGTCGCGTCCCAGCTCAGGACATTTCTAAAATAATACCACGGAGATTGGAGACTAGTGCTAAGGTGTTTGTTTTGCTATGGTTGCACATATAACTCCTATATAAGTAGATGTTATATAACAACTTCTATATGTTAGTAAATTTCACTCTATATATAGTACccactccattctaaattataagtcgcttcgACATTTTATACATTcaatttgctatatatctagatatattagCAAATTGAATGTACAAAATGTCGaatcgacttataatttagaacggatggagtatctACTTATTCTGACCCAAAACTTAAGGTCTTAAGCTATCTAGTTTTTATCATTGTGGTCACTTTTAAGTTTTAATTGTCAATATATGCAACAAACTATGTAGATTTGATAGTAGAGTGAGATAATCATGTCACTATGCTCACCGTGGAATAGGTTTTGATAATATGTTGTGATATCATGGAAATTGACCCAAAACTTTTAAGTAGGCCTAATTCAGCTTAGGGTttatttggatgcatgtgtatccacttccATCTATATGTGATGGAGTGAATtggaatggaacttagtttaattctacTCTAATTCACTTCAACACATGtcgattgagatgaatacatggcatccaaacaaggcTTTAGTTAGGAGTTAGTGTGCTCATACACCCAACCATTCACATTCAGGCCTCGTTCGGCTAGTATgatatttggcttgttcggcatcttttttcagccggaatagtatttttctctcacaacatttcaaccagaacagtgtttttcagctaagtttgtagaccagcgaacggggctctGGGCCTTAGAGTATTCTCCGATCAAATTTAGATTCCGATTTTTCATCTCGCTAGTACCTTCTAGGCTGAAAAAAATAGATGGGGATGTACACTGCGGATGGGCCATCTTAAATTTGGATTCCTATTTTCGTCTTAATAAAAAACCGCTAGTAGTACCTTTTAGGTTGGAAAGAAATTGGGTGGAGAATTACGGAGGTCTACCTGTTTGTTTGAACTTATCAACTTAGCTTATCAATTATGATacgatatttttctctcgtaataaatCAGCGAACCATACTTTTTACtctggcttttcagcgaagcgagcaGGGTCGTACATGTAGCGTGAGCCATTTCGACGCGTCGGTAGTATTTTGTCCTgctctcttttttgttttttcgATTGAGATCGCAATCTGCTCCTTTTAAACTGAAGAGTCGAGGTTCTGTAGCTTTCAATCTAGAAGAACGAGAGCACCAGAGCACACAAATAAGAAGAGAAATCGGACGGCCAATGAAACACCTTCATCGACCTCCACCAAGAACGGCCCAGCACAGCCCATCGTAAACGTCTCGTCTCTCGTATTACCTTGGAGGCCGGGGTTGTTTCTGGCCTTGCTTAGCCCATGAAACGCGGCAACCTCGGCCCGGCCCATTCTGACTTCGCTTTTTTCGGCAACCATAACAGCTGAACGGAACCATATCAAAATCCGTACATCTGCTCAAAAAAAATCTCAAATTCCGTACAGTGTACAAGTGCAAGAGATACACCGTTTTATAGTAGAGAGAAAAAAAACTTCAACCACACTCACAAAGGTTCCCGTTCTACATGGTCGTAAACCATGGCCATCGACACACAAACAAATCCTCCGACTCCGATCCTAGTCATGTTCCTGCGCGCGCCCTGCACCCTCATGGAACCCCGCGCCAGAGCCGCCGGAGCCGTTGCCGGACCTCGACCCCGACGCGGCGCCGGCCCCGGCGCGGACGGTGGACACGCACCGGGAGCTGCTCTCGCCATGGAACACGTACAAGCGGACGAAGCACACGGTCTCCACGGTGGCGGGCACCTCGAAGGCCCTTAGCACGAGCGCCTTGCCCACCACCCTCACCACGGCCACGAACGGGAGCACGCCGGCGACGGCGTCGGACGCGAAGTGCGGGTTCTCGGCCACCTTCACCCCGTCCACCACCGTGGCCGGCTCGATCCTCGCCGTGGACTTGCCCCCGACCTCGCCCGCCGGCACCAGCGTCGCGCCCACGGGCGCGCCGTGGTACGTCACCACGCCCGGCGTGGGGCCGTACCGGAACGACGATTTGCTCGGGTTGGTCACCACCACGTGCACGCCCACCGACAGCTTCAGGATCGGGTGCGGGAGCAGGCTGAACTCGTCGATGCTGATGTCCACGAGCGTCGCCACCACGCGCGGCGGACGCGGACGGTACACCAGGTAGAAGGCCAGCGCCAGCACTCCCAGGATCACCAGCACGCCCAGCGCCACGCAGCACGCCATGCAGTGCGCCTTCCGCCTCGCCTTGCTCGCCTTGTCTTTGCTCATCTTCGCCGGATCGGATCACCCTGCTGCTGCGGGGGAAGCTTACTCGATCGCTAGTAGTTTTAATTTCTTGATGAGTTGCTCAGTAGTCAGTACACAGCAATGGCAATGTGATCGATCGACGATCTGATGAGCAGAGTTATATTTATTTGCTCGGCATCTTGTTGGCAAGTGCTTGCTTGTTCATCGGTTTTTGATTTGGTGGTTTGGAATTCTGTGTGCattatgttttttttataactgatTGCAGGTGAAGAAGACACTTTATCGTCCAATCTACATCTGCTGAGGCTAAATTATGCACAAACCGTTATGCACGGTACGCAACGCAACGATCCGTTGCCTTGTGATGTGCCTACATAAAACTCAGTAAAATTACAGGAGTTTGGTTGCCTTGGGATGTCCCTTTTGATTCTCTTTTTCGACCAAAGGATGTCTCTTTTTGATTGTTGATTGTTGTAACCAGCAGGTAGGCCTATATCTCTTAGAGTAATCGTACTAGGTAGGTTCTAACCCAGGCCGGTTTATAACTAAAACTTTTTGCTAAAcatgtcctatcgtgtggattcATGAGTCATGACATCTTATTCTTTTTTATATCAACATTAAGCAGTTTTACCATTATTATTAATAAAACACAAAATGAAGCAAACCCACCTAGGTTGTTATAAAAACTATATTTTAAATAccttaaatttgcatctaatttACTTGCCACCACCATTATTTTAAAACTAGAAATAAGCTAAATTAGCCTATTGAAGCTGAAATCTAAATTGCATACCTACTCCTTACAATCACTAATGGTTTACACTTAGGACAACATGTTGACTAACGAGACTGTAGATTTGTTTTTACAAAAATTTAATCCCTTTTCAACCTTTATTTTTAAAAACAAACccactatttttttatttttgatctTTCGGTTGCGCCGACACACCTGGTGCGGTAAAATCACGCTTTCGTGTCACATGTGTTGGCGCGGCAAGATCTGCTATGTTGGACGGTGATTCTACGTGGGAAAACCTTGTCACGCACTTCTGTTGGCGCGACGGTACTATTTTGTCACGCTGACAGGAAATGGCACGGCAAGGCTTAACCTTAGGAAAATCATATCTTTCCATATGATGTCGGATGAAAATTATTTTTATATGACAATTGTAGGTTTCGATGAGAtttataactttctagttttttatttgaagtcgttaagatgctcaaaaaataatataatgttTTAGCTGCATAATAATTGCGTACAAGCGCTTGTCATCTCAGAAAAACAATATATGTAACTCCTCTTAACGAAACACGGTCGCGTTCTTGAAAAAATACTATCTTTCTTTtatggtgtcaaatgaagatatatattttttatatgaaagttataACTTTTAATGCAATCTATAACTTTAGAGTTTTAAGTTTTGAGTTTGAGGTCATTAAGAtgttaaaaaataatataaagtttgagCATCATATTAATTGCGTAGCCGGGCTTATCACCTCACAAAGATTGTATCTTTCTTGTACGGAGTCTATACTAAAGTAGCTATGGTGAGAcatacaactttttagttttgaaatTCTTTATTTAAGATAGTTAggatataaaaataataaaaatttaaAGGAAAATATTAATCGCGTATCCCTTAGAACTGCATTTCACAAAAACCAACAAATGTACCTTTTGGCTTCTAATAcaaatatatatttttcttttcaGAAACCAATGTCGAAATAGACGAACATGCCCGTTCAGTGCTCATTTACCTATTGTTTAGGCTTTTGGCTTTTGAATGAACATAAGCCAAAGcctggagagagaaaaaaaaaaccaaataaACAGGGGATTTGTTCCATTCTTTATCTGTGGACTGTGGTGAAACATCAATTCTAGCTTGTCAAACATAGAGGCTTTTATCTgtgtacccttaaaaaagatgCCACACTCCTGCGTACCTctcaaaagttggtcgtcacctacatgccctcgctcgaacttttcttttccctcacgcCATTCCGTCGGCATTTGCTCCTAACGGTGGGTAACGGCTCTGGAGAATGACTCAGTTGCCCTTGGGCTTGTATGGGCGTATGAACTTTTTCGTTTCCCCTGTGCCATTGCCAGGCCAATTGGCTTTGGCGCCAGAGACGCCGCTGTTGGCGCCAAAGGACAGGGATTTGGCGCCAAAGAGCCTGCCCTTCTCCTCCTATATATTGGCGCTAAAGGCCAGAG belongs to Miscanthus floridulus cultivar M001 chromosome 4, ASM1932011v1, whole genome shotgun sequence and includes:
- the LOC136550224 gene encoding protein disulfide isomerase-like 5-4 isoform X2; amino-acid sequence: MVFLFGMELSSYLAVNTTTSVIVDRSSDGEFLRIDFNISFPALSCEFASVDVSDVLGTNRLNITKTVRKYSIDRNFVPTGSEFHPGPIPTVNKHGDDVEEDHVDGAFSLSSHNFDSFSHQYPVLVVNFYAPWCYWSNRLKPSWEKTAKIMRERYDPEMDGRILLGKVDCTEEVDLCRRHHIQGYPSIRVFRKGSDIKENQGHHDHESYYGERDTESLVAAMETYVANIPKALALEDKSNKTVDPAKRPAPMASGCRIEGFVRVKRVPGSVVISARSGSHSFDPSQINVSHYVTQFSFGKRLSPRMLHEFIRLTPYLRGYHDRLAGQSYTVKHGEVNANVTIEHYLQVVKTELVTQRFSKELKVLEEYEYTAHSNLVHSFYVPVVKFHFEPSPMQVLVTEVPRSFSHFITNVCAIIGGVFTVAGILDSIFHNTLRMVKKVELGKNI
- the LOC136550224 gene encoding protein disulfide isomerase-like 5-4 isoform X1 translates to MISSSKLKSVDFYRKIPRDLTEASLSGAGLSIVAALAMVFLFGMELSSYLAVNTTTSVIVDRSSDGEFLRIDFNISFPALSCEFASVDVSDVLGTNRLNITKTVRKYSIDRNFVPTGSEFHPGPIPTVNKHGDDVEEDHVDGAFSLSSHNFDSFSHQYPVLVVNFYAPWCYWSNRLKPSWEKTAKIMRERYDPEMDGRILLGKVDCTEEVDLCRRHHIQGYPSIRVFRKGSDIKENQGHHDHESYYGERDTESLVAAMETYVANIPKALALEDKSNKTVDPAKRPAPMASGCRIEGFVRVKRVPGSVVISARSGSHSFDPSQINVSHYVTQFSFGKRLSPRMLHEFIRLTPYLRGYHDRLAGQSYTVKHGEVNANVTIEHYLQVVKTELVTQRFSKELKVLEEYEYTAHSNLVHSFYVPVVKFHFEPSPMQVLVTEVPRSFSHFITNVCAIIGGVFTVAGILDSIFHNTLRMVKKVELGKNI
- the LOC136550224 gene encoding protein disulfide isomerase-like 5-4 isoform X3, yielding MLVTCWEQLNITKTVRKYSIDRNFVPTGSEFHPGPIPTVNKHGDDVEEDHVDGAFSLSSHNFDSFSHQYPVLVVNFYAPWCYWSNRLKPSWEKTAKIMRERYDPEMDGRILLGKVDCTEEVDLCRRHHIQGYPSIRVFRKGSDIKENQGHHDHESYYGERDTESLVAAMETYVANIPKALALEDKSNKTVDPAKRPAPMASGCRIEGFVRVKRVPGSVVISARSGSHSFDPSQINVSHYVTQFSFGKRLSPRMLHEFIRLTPYLRGYHDRLAGQSYTVKHGEVNANVTIEHYLQVVKTELVTQRFSKELKVLEEYEYTAHSNLVHSFYVPVVKFHFEPSPMQVLVTEVPRSFSHFITNVCAIIGGVFTVAGILDSIFHNTLRMVKKVELGKNI
- the LOC136548991 gene encoding uncharacterized protein, yielding MGRAEVAAFHGLSKARNNPGLQEVGIAEGRKIRRPVLICCGVLVAMIVLLTVIFVALYFTLFRPRSPKVVATAVGAEIWPKSNGGGAQDLNLTVHVDVTVNNPNYAAFRYGDVATVVRYHGEDVGLSVVPAGEIGRRETQTIAAAVEVDTGKVAIIPYFWVEFPTGKLPFETATEVTGKAAVLGTFKIRASSEVACEVTVQLLPPNATPECTSAVHIGR
- the LOC136552448 gene encoding uncharacterized protein — translated: MSKDKASKARRKAHCMACCVALGVLVILGVLALAFYLVYRPRPPRVVATLVDISIDEFSLLPHPILKLSVGVHVVVTNPSKSSFRYGPTPGVVTYHGAPVGATLVPAGEVGGKSTARIEPATVVDGVKVAENPHFASDAVAGVLPFVAVVRVVGKALVLRAFEVPATVETVCFVRLYVFHGESSSRCVSTVRAGAGAASGSRSGNGSGGSGAGFHEGAGRAQEHD